DNA sequence from the Sesamum indicum cultivar Zhongzhi No. 13 unplaced genomic scaffold, S_indicum_v1.0 scaffold00310, whole genome shotgun sequence genome:
CCAGCTCGAAAATTCAGCATTAATGTTGCTTCAAGAAAAGAGGTATATATGCTtgcttattaattaatctagtacttgtgtaatattatttgcTTGTATCCCACAAGAAAACtgtcatatttcttctagtaAGGCATTAATCATGCCATGACTGCGTCCATGAAGGACTAGGGATTCTAGGCCCTCGGTGTCACGGCCTGGGCTCGCAACTCTATTGGACACGAGAATTGTCTCCAAACACACCGAGTACATCTTGAAAAGTTTTGTTCCTTACAAGTCATGTTATAGCAAGCTAGGGTTTACTTTTACAATTTGCGAATGTTTTggtgttttatatattgttgtaataaagttgcatatatatgtttttcgatttgtaataatatatatgttttcatttataGGTTGCTCCTGAGGGTACACCGGGTACGAGCAAAAATAGTATCAGAGGGCGAACGATGGCATTTGATAGTCACCAATCTACGAAGGCGgagacaagaaaagaaattggcATGGAatcaaaaatgcaaaaaacaTACAGAATTCTGGTGTCTAGAGAAGATTATCGTGCTAGATTTGTTGCCTTCAATGCAGATTACAAGGGTCCTAGGCATCACCCACCTAAGAACAATTGagcattatataattatcatatatatatatatatatatgttttgctTATATATCTATCTGTGTTTTGAGAAATATCTGTTACTACATATGTTTTGCTAGTTCAGAAAACTCCGAATGTTGTCAGTGTCTCCTTTGTATAAGTATAGAATACTgatataattagttatatatatatatatatatatatatatcacgcAAGAAATTTTGGACATGGGCTTATTATATAGActgtaaattacattgatggCGAACGTGCTCGCATTTCTCTTGTCGATTTACCAAATTCTCCAGTACCTTAAAATCCAtcatgaattataatttataatttgtcgAATATATGCTCTTGATTGGGGGATACAAGGAAACTACAGTTTTTGTGTCACAGAgttagtatatttttaatctcattaattacagaatttttataactaatatttttggtcccataagttaggcccatttcattttttatcatattcattatgatattagtatttttagtcccgtaacttataaaaatttaatattttttgtccttatCCACTTTTTTGTCTATAATTTAACGGTGTAGCGCACATGGCTAGTATGTGATcgttagtattttttgttggagAGAAAATTGGTTTGTTTTCTAGCTTGGGACCcattttgggaaaaaaatataactaactttggggggtgggggggaaTAAATGTTGAAGGAAATTAGAGCAAAAAACATAGTGTATCTCTTTTGcataagaattaaattttatcattcccatatttctataaattgaAGCCAAATATAAGCAACCCAAAGAATTCATGTCTTCCACGCGTAAATCAAATATGCCAAATAAAGCACTCATATGCTACTATTGGAAAAAATAGTCAATTTATCCTccgactaaaaatatttaatgacaaCGTGCTAGGCATGTGACCTACATCGTTAAATTGTAGATGGAAAAGTGCATAAGGACCAAATAtgttatgagactaaaagtgctaatctCATAACgaataggaccaaaagtggCATGATCGTAACTTATGAGACTGAAAATACTATTTCCTAAAACAATCTCATAAGTTACCAAAAGTTCTTACTTTTCGTTGTTTCATAGTATCTTGAGAAAATGACATAATGATCACTAGCTCCTCAACCTtgcttttttgttaaaatactaataaaatttaatttattttttattaacttataagatcattaataaaaaattttgtaattataggactaaaagtatacTCATACTAAGAGTTGGGACGAAAAATGGTATTGGCTAGCTTACTAGTTGTTCAGTATAGATTTGGGGTAAGGAAACTTAAATGGAAGTTGTTGTAGGCAGGCACGTAAGTACGATGAATCCTGATCTAAATTTGAACACACAactttgaatcaattatataatacctGAGAATTTTGGTATAATACATGTGGATGCAACATCATCAAATTAATCTTACTTTGGCAGAGAAATGCTTTGCTGCATCTATCATTGCTGGCGGATAATTAGTATCCTCAGTTTTAGCAGCCTTCTTCACACCATAATAATCTTCTTCACCTTTACCTCCAGAAGCATAAAAGCAAGATCCCATTGATTTCAAAACCCAAAAGTACCGACGCGTCTTCTTCACTTCCTTACGCTTCTCCTccatctctatatatatacaattctTGGAAATCTGAACTGGGACTGGTCAAGTTCTTGATGGGCTTTGCTATTTATAAGGATAGATTTCTTGGTGAATAAGCACGGGATTGTCCTAATGAAGTTGCCCAGAAACTTGATGAGTCTTTTTTTACTGATGAAACTTGACATTAATTTATGGTTCGAAGAGCACGAACCTTGACTTTTTGTTCCATGTATGACCCATTTTTGTCTTGCTCTTGACAATAAAATTTCCTGGAAAATGGTTGTTGATGTAACAAGTGCCACCTTGCGCTTGTTTCATGCTTTTTTTACAGACTCTTGacaattttcttgtattgATACAGAAATTTTAGTCTGCAGCTCTTGGGTCTAGGCTGGGTTTCTACAAATCAAATCCAGATTGATAAAATGAATGGCCCATGATCCTAAATAATTCTGGCCAAGCCCATTCCTCTTGACCACTCTCCTGGACGGCTGTAGGCAGATTCTAAGTCCTGGCCCACTTTCTCTACCCGGAAAACCCATTTGCCCGTGACCCGATTgctttatatatgcatgtgtttCTTTCTATTGTAACCTTAACCCTAATCTTTCCCGACTCCTCGCCTCTTCAACTCTTCTATGATTCACTCTTAGTTTCTTCCTCCgcctttctcttttctctttgaaattaatgtttatatatatatatatatctccagtgatttttcataaaatcaaaataatagaaGTCTCCTTTCCGCTCTTCTCTCTTGCTCCCGGTTAAAAGTTCTTtgtaaactaattttttttagtgaaaaacTTATGAGTGGTTCTTGAGGAGTCATTTGTGGACGAGGCCTTTTGTGGCATGGGCCAAGCAACCGTGAGTAGTTGCCGGTGTTTGAGATGGATGAACTCCATTGGAATGGaatgagtttattttattattaaatattttttaaaaaataaataaaaatcgagTTGAATTCGGACCTAACATGAAAAATTGGATCTGGCAGAAGTTGCTTGGGTCTAAGACTTATCGGGTTGGGTTGGGTCGGGTCAGATTCGGGCCTACacattcattattttatttttaggattTGAATCTGGATAGGATAAAACTATACTGGTGGATTCGTCCAACATAGATAAACTCCAAGCCTTGATGGTCCTAATTCAACGAAAACAGTAGCAAAGCCAAAACTTCGAATCGCGGCATAGATAAGATTATTATGTTCGAGTCTCCAATAAACttattgatttcttgaaatttgacgtttcttgaaatttgacgTCCATGTCGAGCTGCAAACACCAACTCCATGTCTTGATCTTTCTTTATCCAGCTTAAGGTCATATGCTACCCCTTCTTCATTTAACTTACCAATTTTCAATCCGCTGATTACCCATAACCATTTTAGTCACTCCCAGAAACTTTTGcactatttttgttttcattttcaatttatttttaagataagtcaaaacatacccaatgtttgcaatcattcaaaaacaccttatcttttctttatatttgttttcattttcaacttattttcgaGATAAGTTAAAACAtactcaatatttttcatcattaaaaaataccttatttaggtgtttttaactattttagcataaaaacatacatatatatatttatacacacatatattcataaatatatataaaaaaatacatgatttgataatgaatagtaatttttgtctcccaaaacacaacattaaacatataatacttattttaaattatttccaaaa
Encoded proteins:
- the LOC105180076 gene encoding root meristem growth factor 2-like codes for the protein MVTMSARIAGLILLLCVLVAGKLSTAFLVTQQGGGDYYPARKFSINVASRKEVAPEGTPGTSKNSIRGRTMAFDSHQSTKAETRKEIGMESKMQKTYRILVSREDYRARFVAFNADYKGPRHHPPKNN